In the Pseudomonas sp. DTU_2021_1001937_2_SI_NGA_ILE_001 genome, one interval contains:
- the yaaA gene encoding peroxide stress protein YaaA, producing MLMVISPAKTLDYETPPTTTRHTLPEYLDHSQELIAQLRELTPAQIGELMHLSDKLAGLNAARFGSWTPAFDLDNAKQALLAFKGDVYTGLDAETLDDAGLDYAQKHLRMLSGLYGLLRPLDLMQPYRLEMGTRLANARGKDLYAFWGTRISEWLNQALAAQGDDLLLNLASTEYFSAVKRSALKARVIDTEFKDFKNGQYKIISFYAKKARGMMARFVIDQRIDSPEALKRFDVQGYYYSAEQSSPDKLVFLRDTPDA from the coding sequence ATGCTGATGGTGATTTCGCCCGCCAAGACCCTCGATTACGAAACCCCGCCGACCACCACGCGCCATACCTTGCCCGAGTACCTGGACCACTCCCAGGAACTGATCGCCCAGCTGCGCGAACTCACGCCCGCACAGATCGGCGAACTGATGCACCTGTCGGACAAACTGGCCGGCCTGAACGCCGCGCGCTTCGGCAGCTGGACGCCGGCCTTCGACCTGGACAACGCCAAGCAGGCGCTGCTGGCCTTCAAGGGTGACGTGTACACCGGCCTGGACGCCGAAACCCTCGACGACGCTGGCCTGGACTACGCGCAGAAGCACCTGCGCATGCTCTCGGGCCTGTACGGACTGCTGCGCCCCCTGGACCTGATGCAGCCCTACCGTCTGGAAATGGGCACCCGCCTGGCCAATGCCCGCGGCAAGGACCTCTACGCCTTCTGGGGCACGCGAATCAGCGAATGGCTGAACCAGGCGCTGGCCGCACAGGGTGACGACCTGCTGCTCAACCTCGCCTCCACCGAATACTTCTCGGCGGTCAAGCGCAGCGCCCTCAAGGCCCGGGTCATCGACACCGAGTTCAAAGACTTCAAGAACGGTCAGTACAAGATCATCAGCTTCTACGCCAAGAAGGCCCGCGGCATGATGGCCCGCTTCGTGATCGACCAGCGCATCGACTCTCCCGAGGCGCTCAAGCGCTTCGACGTGCAGGGCTACTACTACAGTGCCGAACAGTCCTCGCCCGACAAGCTGGTATTCCTGCGCGATACCCCCGACGCCTGA
- a CDS encoding PhoH family protein — protein sequence MDDHGRSPSNNQPILYVLDTNVLIHDPNALLNFEEHHVAIPMTVLEELDKLKDGKHSVAAECRQAIRLIDKTLGEACPEDVEKGVPIDRGTGIFKGHLSILMSRHDEPNSPLPEHLNDNIIINQLIDLHARNKERDVVLVTKDINMRLKARACGIAAEDYSTDQLVDDVSLLSRGYHELSGSFWERVNKVDTRQDHGRTWHRVQLNENLPSVHINEFIIDEQGFVGWVKGVRNDELIILDMHQEPLLHQEAWGLKPRDIHQALALFALLDPDIHLVNLSGAAGSGKTILALAAAIEQTMVTKRYRRIIATRSVQGLDQEIGFLPGTEAEKMEPWLGAITDNLEALHMEDENTHGSVDYILSKVPLQFKSLNYIRGRSFQQSLILIDECQNLTPHQIKTIITRAGAGSKVVCLGNLAQIDTPYLSATSSGLTYMTERFKDFPNGVHITLQGVPRSILAEYAESHL from the coding sequence ATGGATGACCACGGACGCAGCCCTTCCAATAACCAGCCAATCCTTTACGTGCTCGATACCAATGTATTGATCCATGATCCAAATGCCCTGCTGAACTTCGAAGAACACCACGTCGCCATTCCCATGACCGTCCTGGAGGAACTGGACAAACTCAAGGATGGCAAGCATTCGGTCGCCGCCGAGTGCCGCCAGGCCATTCGCCTGATCGACAAGACCCTGGGCGAGGCCTGCCCCGAGGATGTCGAGAAGGGCGTGCCCATCGACCGCGGTACCGGAATCTTCAAGGGGCACCTGTCGATTCTGATGAGCCGTCACGACGAACCCAACAGCCCGCTGCCTGAACACCTCAACGATAACATCATCATCAACCAGCTCATCGACCTGCATGCGCGTAACAAGGAACGCGACGTGGTGCTGGTCACCAAGGACATCAACATGCGCCTGAAGGCGCGTGCCTGTGGCATCGCCGCCGAAGACTACAGCACCGACCAGCTGGTCGATGACGTATCGCTGCTGTCGCGCGGTTATCACGAACTCAGCGGTTCGTTCTGGGAGCGTGTCAACAAGGTCGACACCCGCCAGGATCATGGCCGTACCTGGCACCGGGTGCAGCTCAACGAGAACCTGCCTTCGGTACACATCAACGAGTTCATCATCGATGAACAGGGCTTCGTCGGCTGGGTCAAGGGCGTGCGCAACGACGAGCTGATCATTCTCGACATGCATCAGGAGCCGTTGCTGCATCAGGAGGCGTGGGGGCTGAAGCCGCGTGATATCCACCAGGCGCTGGCGCTGTTCGCGTTGCTCGACCCGGATATCCACCTGGTCAACCTGTCCGGTGCCGCCGGCTCCGGCAAGACCATCCTGGCCCTGGCCGCCGCCATCGAGCAGACCATGGTCACCAAACGCTACCGGCGCATCATCGCCACCCGCAGCGTGCAGGGGCTGGACCAGGAGATCGGCTTCCTGCCGGGTACCGAGGCGGAGAAGATGGAGCCCTGGCTGGGGGCCATCACCGACAACCTCGAAGCCTTGCACATGGAGGACGAAAACACCCACGGCAGCGTCGACTACATCCTCAGCAAGGTGCCGCTGCAGTTCAAATCCCTCAACTACATCCGCGGGCGCAGCTTCCAGCAGAGCCTGATCCTGATCGACGAATGCCAAAACCTCACGCCGCACCAGATCAAGACCATCATCACCCGCGCCGGTGCGGGCTCGAAGGTCGTGTGCCTGGGTAACCTGGCGCAGATCGACACCCCCTACCTGTCGGCCACCAGTTCGGGGCTGACCTACATGACGGAGCGCTTCAAGGACTTCCCCAACGGCGTGCACATCACCCTGCAGGGCGTGCCACGTTCCATCCTCGCCGAATACGCCGAGAGCCACCTGTAA
- the moaC gene encoding cyclic pyranopterin monophosphate synthase MoaC: protein MLTHLDSQGHANMVDVTDKAVTFREAVAQARVRMLPATLQMIVAGGHPKGDVFAVARIAGIQAAKKTSDLIPLCHPLMLTGVKVELRADGDDAVLITSRCKLAGQTGVEMEALTAASVAALTIYDMCKAVDRGMVIEAVQLLEKLGGKSGHFIAGQESQA from the coding sequence GTGCTGACTCATCTCGATTCCCAAGGCCATGCCAACATGGTCGACGTCACCGACAAGGCCGTGACCTTCCGCGAAGCGGTCGCCCAGGCGCGTGTGCGCATGCTGCCCGCCACCCTGCAGATGATCGTCGCCGGTGGCCACCCCAAGGGCGACGTATTCGCCGTGGCGCGCATCGCCGGCATCCAGGCGGCGAAGAAAACCAGTGACCTGATCCCCCTTTGTCATCCGCTGATGCTCACCGGCGTCAAGGTCGAGCTGCGCGCCGATGGCGACGACGCGGTGCTGATCACCAGCCGTTGCAAGCTGGCCGGGCAGACCGGTGTGGAAATGGAAGCGCTGACCGCCGCCAGCGTCGCGGCCCTGACGATCTACGACATGTGCAAGGCGGTGGACCGCGGCATGGTCATCGAAGCGGTGCAACTGCTGGAAAAGCTCGGCGGCAAGAGCGGCCACTTCATCGCCGGTCAGGAGTCCCAGGCATGA
- a CDS encoding MoaD/ThiS family protein, which translates to MSLTVQYFARYREALGLDSEELAASFASLAEVREHLLARGAAWQVLAEPGLMCARNQELCSLAEPVQDGDELAFFPPVTGG; encoded by the coding sequence ATGAGCCTTACCGTGCAGTATTTCGCTCGTTACCGTGAAGCGCTGGGACTCGATAGCGAAGAGCTGGCTGCCTCTTTCGCCAGCCTCGCCGAGGTGCGCGAACACCTGCTGGCACGCGGCGCTGCCTGGCAGGTGCTGGCCGAGCCCGGCCTGATGTGCGCGCGTAACCAGGAGCTGTGCTCATTGGCCGAGCCCGTGCAGGACGGCGACGAGCTGGCATTCTTCCCGCCCGTGACCGGAGGCTGA
- the moaE gene encoding molybdopterin synthase catalytic subunit MoaE, with protein MVVRVQQAPFDAGAEVNALHAANRGVGAVVSFVGYVRDFNDGNAVSGMFLEHYPGMTEKALGLIVEQARERWPLLGVEVLHRVGQLEPGEPIVFVGVTSAHRGAAFEACEFIMDYLKTRAPFWKREDTPAGPRWVDGRASDQQAAKRWE; from the coding sequence ATGGTCGTGAGGGTGCAGCAGGCGCCGTTCGACGCCGGTGCCGAGGTCAATGCGCTGCACGCCGCCAACCGTGGCGTCGGGGCGGTGGTCAGCTTCGTCGGCTATGTGCGGGATTTCAACGATGGCAATGCGGTGTCGGGGATGTTCCTGGAGCACTACCCCGGCATGACCGAGAAGGCCCTCGGGCTGATCGTCGAGCAAGCGCGTGAGCGCTGGCCGTTGCTGGGGGTCGAGGTGCTGCACCGCGTCGGCCAGCTGGAGCCTGGCGAGCCTATCGTCTTCGTCGGCGTGACCAGTGCACATCGCGGCGCTGCCTTCGAGGCCTGTGAGTTCATCATGGATTACCTGAAGACCCGCGCGCCCTTCTGGAAGCGCGAAGACACCCCTGCCGGCCCGCGCTGGGTCGACGGCCGCGCCAGCGACCAGCAGGCCGCCAAACGCTGGGAATAG
- the rhlB gene encoding ATP-dependent RNA helicase RhlB: MLKALKKMFGKSAAEPFEPAPTTSAAVIREDRPAPPAAPEAPVAKASEPERPRAPRADKTAKTERTEKARSDKPAQPRPRRERASKPVDTWKLEDFVVEPQEGKTRFHDFKLAPELMHAIHDLGFPYCTPIQAGVLGYTLKGQDAIGRAQTGTGKTAAFLISTITQLLQTPPPAERYMGEPRALIIAPTRELVVQIAKDAEALTRYTGLNVMTFVGGMEFDKQLKQLEARFCDILVATPGRLLDFNQRGEVHLDMVEVMVLDEADRMLDMGFIPQVRQIIRQTPYKGERQTLLFSATFTDDVMNLARQWTVDPAIVEIEAEGVANKNVEQHVYAVASADKYKLLYNLVNDNGWERVMVFANRKDEVRRIEERLVRDGVNAAQLSGDVPQHKRIKTLEGFREGKIRVLVATDVAGRGIHIDGISHVINFTLPEVPDDYVHRIGRTGRAGADGVSISFAGEDDSYQLPAIEEKLGRKISCEMPPTELLRPVVRQRS, translated from the coding sequence GTGCTCAAAGCACTCAAGAAGATGTTCGGAAAAAGCGCCGCCGAGCCATTCGAGCCTGCTCCGACAACATCCGCCGCCGTGATCCGCGAAGACCGCCCTGCCCCGCCAGCCGCCCCTGAAGCGCCAGTGGCGAAGGCCAGCGAGCCCGAACGCCCGCGTGCGCCCAGGGCCGATAAAACGGCCAAGACCGAAAGAACCGAGAAAGCCAGGAGCGACAAACCGGCGCAGCCCCGCCCGCGCCGTGAGCGGGCATCCAAGCCTGTAGACACCTGGAAGCTCGAGGACTTCGTCGTCGAGCCACAGGAAGGCAAGACCCGTTTCCACGACTTCAAGCTCGCCCCCGAGCTGATGCACGCCATCCACGACCTCGGCTTCCCGTATTGCACACCGATCCAGGCCGGCGTACTGGGCTACACCCTCAAGGGCCAGGACGCCATCGGTCGCGCCCAGACCGGCACCGGCAAGACCGCCGCGTTCCTCATCTCCACCATCACCCAGCTGCTGCAGACCCCGCCCCCGGCGGAACGCTACATGGGTGAGCCGCGAGCACTGATCATCGCGCCTACCCGCGAGCTGGTGGTACAGATCGCCAAGGACGCCGAAGCGCTGACCCGCTACACCGGGCTGAATGTCATGACCTTCGTCGGCGGCATGGAGTTCGACAAGCAACTCAAACAGCTCGAAGCCCGCTTCTGCGACATCCTGGTCGCCACGCCAGGCCGCCTGCTGGATTTCAACCAGCGCGGCGAAGTGCACCTGGACATGGTCGAGGTCATGGTGCTGGACGAAGCCGACCGCATGCTCGACATGGGCTTCATCCCGCAGGTGCGCCAGATCATCCGCCAGACCCCTTACAAGGGCGAACGCCAGACCCTGCTGTTCTCTGCCACATTCACCGACGACGTGATGAACCTGGCACGCCAGTGGACCGTCGACCCGGCCATCGTCGAGATCGAAGCCGAAGGCGTGGCCAACAAGAACGTCGAGCAGCATGTATATGCCGTGGCCTCGGCCGACAAGTACAAGCTGCTGTACAACCTGGTCAACGACAATGGCTGGGAGCGGGTCATGGTCTTCGCCAATCGCAAGGACGAAGTGCGGCGCATCGAAGAGCGTCTGGTACGCGACGGCGTGAATGCCGCGCAATTGTCCGGCGACGTGCCGCAGCACAAGCGCATCAAGACCCTGGAAGGCTTCCGGGAAGGCAAGATCCGCGTGCTGGTGGCCACCGACGTGGCCGGTCGCGGCATTCATATCGACGGCATCAGCCATGTGATCAATTTCACCCTGCCCGAAGTGCCCGACGATTACGTGCACCGAATCGGCCGTACCGGCCGTGCGGGCGCCGATGGCGTGTCGATCAGCTTTGCCGGCGAAGACGACTCCTACCAGTTGCCAGCCATCGAAGAGAAGCTGGGGCGCAAGATCAGCTGCGAGATGCCACCCACCGAACTGCTGCGCCCAGTGGTACGCCAGCGCTCCTGA
- a CDS encoding alpha/beta hydrolase, which produces MTTPLILEPSRPADACVIWLHGLGADRHDFEPVAEALQESLSSTRFVLPQAPHRPVTINGGYQMPSWYDIKAMSPARAIDHDELEVSAQTVMDLIEAQRDGGIDPARIFLAGFSQGGAVVLHTAYRRWQGPLGGVLALSTYAPTFTDTMTLSASQQRIPAYCLHGYHDEVVLNAMGRTAYEYLKSLGVDVEWQEYPMGHQVLPQEISDIRTWLSDRLR; this is translated from the coding sequence ATGACCACACCCTTGATCCTGGAACCTTCCCGCCCGGCCGACGCCTGTGTGATCTGGCTGCACGGCCTGGGTGCCGACCGCCATGACTTCGAGCCGGTTGCCGAAGCCCTGCAGGAGTCGCTGAGCAGTACACGCTTCGTGTTACCCCAGGCGCCCCATCGCCCCGTTACCATCAACGGCGGCTATCAGATGCCCAGTTGGTACGACATCAAGGCAATGAGTCCGGCACGGGCCATCGACCATGACGAACTGGAGGTGTCGGCACAGACCGTAATGGACCTCATCGAAGCCCAGCGCGACGGCGGCATCGACCCGGCGCGCATCTTCCTGGCCGGTTTTTCCCAGGGCGGCGCTGTGGTGCTGCACACCGCCTATCGCCGCTGGCAGGGTCCGCTGGGCGGAGTCCTGGCGCTATCGACCTATGCGCCGACCTTCACCGACACCATGACCCTCTCGGCCAGCCAGCAGCGCATTCCGGCATATTGCCTGCATGGCTACCACGACGAAGTGGTGCTCAATGCCATGGGCCGCACCGCATATGAATACCTCAAGTCGCTGGGCGTCGATGTGGAGTGGCAGGAGTACCCCATGGGCCACCAAGTGTTACCCCAGGAGATTTCCGACATTCGCACCTGGCTGAGTGACAGGCTGCGGTAA
- a CDS encoding amino acid ABC transporter substrate-binding protein — protein MKMLKSTLAVVTAVAALGVTGVANAGATLDAVQKKGFVQCGVSDGLPGFSVPDAKGTITGIDADVCRAVAAAVFGDATKVKFSQLNAKERFTALQSGEIDVLSRNTTWTSSRDSGMGLVFAGVTYYDGIGFLVNNKLGVKSAKELDGATICIQAGTTTELNVSDYFRANGLKYTPITFDTSDESAKSLESGRCDVLTSDQSQLYAQRSKLASPDSYIVLPEVISKEPLGPVVRKGDEEWFSIVKWTLFAMLNAEEAGITSKNVEAEAKSTKNPDVARMLGADGEYGKDLKLPKDWVVKIVKQVGNYGEVFERNLGENTPLKIKRGLNALWNKGGIQYAPPIR, from the coding sequence ATGAAGATGTTGAAATCCACCCTGGCTGTAGTGACCGCTGTAGCCGCACTGGGCGTAACTGGTGTGGCCAATGCCGGCGCGACCCTGGATGCCGTACAGAAGAAGGGCTTCGTACAGTGCGGCGTCAGTGACGGTCTGCCAGGTTTCTCCGTTCCGGATGCCAAGGGCACCATCACCGGTATCGACGCGGACGTCTGCCGCGCCGTGGCCGCTGCCGTATTCGGCGACGCCACCAAGGTCAAGTTCAGCCAGCTGAACGCCAAGGAGCGCTTCACCGCCCTGCAGTCCGGCGAGATCGACGTGCTGTCGCGCAACACCACCTGGACCAGCTCGCGTGACTCGGGCATGGGCCTGGTCTTCGCTGGCGTGACCTACTACGACGGCATCGGCTTCCTGGTGAACAACAAGCTGGGCGTGAAGAGTGCCAAGGAACTGGACGGCGCCACCATCTGCATCCAGGCCGGTACCACCACCGAGCTGAACGTCTCCGACTACTTCCGCGCCAACGGCCTGAAGTACACCCCCATCACCTTCGACACCTCCGATGAAAGCGCCAAGTCGCTGGAAAGCGGCCGTTGCGACGTACTGACCTCCGACCAGTCGCAGCTGTACGCACAGCGCAGCAAGCTGGCCAGCCCTGACTCCTACATCGTTCTGCCGGAAGTGATCTCCAAGGAGCCTCTGGGCCCGGTCGTGCGTAAAGGCGACGAAGAGTGGTTCTCCATCGTCAAGTGGACCCTGTTCGCCATGCTCAACGCCGAAGAAGCCGGCATCACTTCGAAGAACGTCGAAGCCGAAGCCAAGAGCACCAAGAACCCTGACGTCGCCCGTATGCTGGGTGCCGACGGTGAGTACGGCAAGGACCTGAAGCTGCCGAAGGACTGGGTCGTCAAGATCGTCAAGCAGGTCGGTAACTACGGTGAAGTGTTCGAGCGCAACCTGGGCGAGAACACCCCTCTGAAGATCAAGCGTGGCCTGAACGCCCTGTGGAACAAGGGTGGCATCCAGTACGCTCCACCAATCCGCTGA
- a CDS encoding amino acid ABC transporter permease: protein MQNNIDAPKQRLTLSDPKVRAWLFQIITVVAVVSLGWFLFDNTQNNLEHRGITSGFGFLDRSAGFGIAQHLIDYTEADSYARVFLIGLLNTLLVSFIGIVLATLLGFIIGIARLSSNWMVNKLATVYVEVFRNIPPLLQILFWYFAVFLTLPGPRAAHGYFDMFYVSSRGLNMPKALAAEGLTPFLVSVLVAIVATVFMNRWANKRFELTGEPFHKFWASLAILIVVPGLSMALFGVPVHWEMPELRGFNFVGGWVLIPELLALTLALTVYTAAFIAEIVRSGIKSVSHGQTEAARSLGLRPGPTLRKVIIPQALRVIIPPLTSQYLNLVKNSSLAAGIGYPEMVSLFAGTVLNQTGQAIEVIAITMSVYLAISISISLLMNWYNKRIALIER from the coding sequence ATGCAAAACAACATCGACGCACCCAAGCAAAGGCTCACCCTGAGCGACCCCAAAGTGCGCGCCTGGCTATTCCAGATCATCACCGTCGTGGCGGTGGTCTCCCTGGGCTGGTTCCTGTTCGATAACACTCAGAACAACCTGGAGCACCGCGGAATCACTTCCGGCTTCGGTTTCCTGGATCGCAGCGCAGGCTTCGGTATTGCCCAGCACCTGATCGACTACACCGAGGCGGACAGCTACGCCCGGGTCTTCCTGATCGGCCTGCTCAATACCTTGCTGGTGTCTTTCATCGGCATCGTCCTGGCGACTCTGCTGGGCTTCATCATCGGTATCGCACGTCTGTCGTCCAACTGGATGGTCAACAAGCTGGCGACTGTCTATGTCGAAGTCTTCCGTAACATTCCGCCGTTGCTGCAGATCCTGTTCTGGTACTTCGCGGTGTTCCTGACCCTGCCGGGTCCGCGCGCTGCGCATGGCTACTTCGACATGTTCTACGTCAGCAGCCGCGGCCTGAACATGCCCAAGGCGCTGGCCGCCGAAGGCCTGACCCCCTTCTTGGTCAGCGTACTGGTGGCCATCGTCGCCACTGTGTTCATGAACCGCTGGGCCAACAAACGCTTCGAACTCACCGGCGAACCGTTCCACAAGTTCTGGGCCAGCCTGGCCATCCTGATCGTGGTTCCCGGCCTGAGCATGGCGCTGTTCGGCGTTCCCGTGCACTGGGAAATGCCCGAGCTGCGTGGCTTCAACTTCGTTGGCGGCTGGGTGCTGATTCCCGAGCTGCTGGCCCTGACCCTGGCTCTCACCGTCTACACCGCGGCGTTCATCGCCGAGATCGTACGCTCGGGTATCAAGTCGGTCAGCCATGGCCAGACCGAAGCGGCCCGTTCGCTGGGCCTGCGCCCCGGCCCGACGCTGCGCAAGGTGATCATTCCCCAGGCCCTGCGGGTGATCATTCCGCCGCTGACCAGCCAGTACCTGAACCTGGTGAAGAACTCTTCGCTGGCGGCCGGTATCGGCTACCCCGAGATGGTCTCGCTGTTCGCCGGTACCGTACTCAACCAGACCGGTCAGGCCATCGAGGTCATTGCCATCACCATGAGCGTGTACCTGGCAATCAGCATCAGCATCTCCCTGCTGATGAACTGGTACAACAAGCGCATTGCGCTGATCGAGCGGTGA
- a CDS encoding amino acid ABC transporter permease, translating into MSTHIFKPNLAPPKTTVGVVGWMRSNLFSSWFNTLLTLFSLYLVWLIVPPLISWAILDANWSGTTRADCTKAGACWVFIEQRFGQFMYGYFPSEQRWRVDLTVILAIVGVAPLFIKAMPRKLAYGLVFLVAYPIIAFYLLRGGAFGLTPVATSQWGGLMLTLVIATVGIVGALPLGILLALGRRSNMPAVKVVCVTFIEFWRGVPLITVLFMSSVMLPLFLPEGMNFDKLLRALIGVILFQSAYIAEVVRGGMQAIPKGQYEAAAAMGLGYWRAMGLVILPQALKLVIPGIVNTFIALFKDTSLVIIIGLFDLLNSVKQAAADPTWLGMATEGYVFAALVFWIFCFGMSRYSMHLERKLDTGHKR; encoded by the coding sequence ATGAGCACACATATTTTCAAACCCAACCTGGCGCCGCCCAAGACCACCGTCGGCGTGGTCGGCTGGATGCGCTCGAACCTGTTCTCGAGCTGGTTCAACACCCTGCTGACGCTGTTCTCGCTGTATCTGGTGTGGCTGATCGTACCGCCACTGATCAGCTGGGCCATCCTGGATGCGAACTGGAGCGGCACCACCCGCGCCGACTGTACCAAGGCTGGCGCCTGCTGGGTGTTCATCGAGCAGCGTTTCGGCCAGTTCATGTACGGCTACTTCCCCAGCGAACAACGCTGGCGCGTCGACCTGACCGTGATCCTGGCCATCGTCGGCGTCGCCCCGCTGTTCATCAAGGCCATGCCGCGCAAGCTGGCCTACGGCCTGGTGTTCCTGGTGGCTTATCCGATCATCGCCTTCTACCTGCTGCGTGGCGGCGCGTTCGGCCTGACCCCCGTGGCGACCAGCCAGTGGGGCGGCCTGATGCTGACCCTGGTGATCGCCACCGTGGGCATCGTCGGTGCCTTGCCGCTGGGTATTCTGCTGGCGCTGGGGCGGCGTTCGAACATGCCGGCGGTGAAGGTGGTCTGCGTGACCTTCATCGAGTTCTGGCGTGGCGTGCCGCTGATCACCGTACTGTTCATGTCTTCGGTGATGCTGCCGCTGTTCCTGCCTGAGGGCATGAACTTCGACAAGCTGCTGCGGGCGCTGATCGGCGTGATCCTGTTCCAGTCGGCGTACATCGCCGAGGTGGTGCGCGGTGGCATGCAGGCCATTCCCAAGGGCCAGTACGAGGCCGCTGCGGCCATGGGCCTGGGCTACTGGCGTGCCATGGGCCTGGTGATCCTGCCGCAAGCCCTGAAGCTGGTCATTCCCGGCATCGTCAACACCTTCATCGCCCTGTTCAAGGACACCAGCCTGGTGATCATCATCGGCCTGTTCGACCTGCTCAACAGTGTCAAGCAGGCTGCGGCCGACCCGACCTGGCTGGGCATGGCCACCGAAGGCTATGTCTTCGCGGCCCTGGTGTTCTGGATTTTCTGTTTCGGTATGTCCCGCTACTCCATGCATCTGGAGCGCAAGCTGGACACTGGCCACAAGCGTTAG
- a CDS encoding amino acid ABC transporter ATP-binding protein: MSEAVKKPLGPEGMIRLEGVHKWYGQFHVLKDINLNVRQGERIVLCGPSGSGKSTTIRCINRLEEHQQGRIIVDGTELTSDLRQIETIRREVGMVFQHFNLFPHLTILQNCTLAPMWVRKMPKKQAEEIAMHYLQRVRIPEQANKYPGQLSGGQQQRVAIARALCMKPKIMLFDEPTSALDPEMVKEVLDTMVSLAEEGMTMLCVTHEMGFARTVANRVIFMDRGEIVEQAAPDDFFDNPQSDRTRLFLSQIIH; the protein is encoded by the coding sequence ATGAGTGAAGCAGTCAAAAAGCCTCTGGGCCCTGAAGGCATGATTCGCCTGGAAGGTGTCCACAAGTGGTACGGCCAGTTCCATGTGCTCAAGGACATCAACCTGAACGTCCGTCAGGGCGAGCGTATCGTGTTGTGCGGGCCGTCCGGCTCGGGCAAGTCGACCACCATTCGCTGCATCAACCGCCTGGAAGAGCACCAGCAGGGTCGGATCATCGTCGACGGGACGGAGCTGACCTCCGACCTGCGGCAGATCGAGACCATCCGCCGCGAGGTGGGCATGGTGTTCCAGCATTTCAACCTGTTCCCGCACCTGACCATTCTGCAGAACTGCACCCTGGCTCCGATGTGGGTGCGCAAGATGCCGAAGAAGCAGGCCGAAGAGATCGCCATGCACTACCTGCAGCGCGTGCGTATTCCGGAGCAGGCCAACAAGTATCCAGGCCAGCTGTCCGGTGGCCAGCAGCAGCGTGTGGCGATCGCCCGCGCCCTGTGCATGAAGCCCAAGATCATGCTGTTCGACGAGCCGACCTCGGCACTCGATCCGGAAATGGTCAAGGAAGTACTGGACACCATGGTCAGCCTGGCCGAAGAAGGCATGACCATGCTCTGCGTGACTCACGAGATGGGCTTCGCCCGCACCGTGGCCAACCGCGTGATCTTCATGGACCGTGGCGAAATCGTCGAACAGGCCGCGCCTGACGACTTCTTCGACAACCCGCAGAGCGACCGCACCAGGCTGTTCCTCAGCCAGATCATCCACTGA